Part of the Propionispora hippei DSM 15287 genome, CAGGAAAAATGCTATATAGGAAGAGAAGTCAAACCATTGAGCGGAGTTTTGCAGACGCTAAGCAACTGCACGGACTTCGCTATTGCCGGTTTAGGGGTAGAGAGCATGTACAAGAGCAGGCGTTACTAACGGCTGCTTGTCAAAACATGAAAAAGATTGCCAATCACCTCGCCAGACTGGCGTAGGTATCGGCAATCTTTTCTTTTTGAGTCTACTTAGTGATGGTTTTCCTTTTGTTTTGTCTAATAGAAACCCCCATGGCTTAGATCTTTCCCAAACCATGGGGTTCTTCAACAGCCTGACTGTCAACATATTTGTTGACAGTCTTTTTATAGTGCCGTGTATGGCGTGGCCGATTAATTAGACGTTCCAGGTTCAATAAAGCTCTGTAAAAATTTCCGGTTATGAGCGATTCTGGGATCATCGGGCATGTATTTGGCTGCCTGCTCATTGTGCTCATAAGCCAACTGGTATTTGCCGATTCGGGAATAACATACACATAGTTGGAGATGGGGCAGCCAAGTCCTGCAGCTATAATTAACCAGGCCCCAGGTTTCAGCGGGCTGTTCCAACTGCGTAGCTGTTTTGTACCAGAAGATAGCCTGCGGCAATTGGTTGGCCTGCAGGAAGTGAAAGCCTAGGCGGCAGCAGAAGTCAGCTCTGGGTGTATCGTAAGTAAAGGAAGTAAAAATATATTTAAGTTGGTTTTCCGAATCCGACAAGTGATAGAAGCAGTCGGCCAGTTTGCCGCAGGCCCCGATGTTATCCTCAATCCAGCCTTGCTTGGTGGCTAAAAAGCGCTGATAATATTCGATGGCGCGGTTATATAATTGATGATCAAGCAGTTCATTGGCAAAATAATATAAGTCGCGGGGTGAAAAGGTTTCCCCGTTTTTCTGCCGTTGCTCGTAGATGTGAAGATTACGGTCCGCATCATGCTCCAAGGGACTGTGTGTAACAGCTATATCACTGTGGAAAGCCCGGCCGGCAACTGCCAAATACTCATGGACGGCACCAACCCATTGGAAATTATTGGACCTTTTTACCAGGCGATTACGGCGGAGTTGGGAGGTTACTTTGCCATATTGATCGCGGGATAGGTTATACAGCATGGTGACGGTATCAATATCCGGCGTTAGTTGAACTTGTTTTAAGTGCAAAAATTTATTCCGGTCTTCCGGCAACAGGATATCGTCTGCATCCAGCCATAGAATGTAGTCCTTGGTAGCTAGGCTGAACGCAAAGTTCCGGGCAGCGGCAAAATCGTTAATCCATTGGAAGTGATGGATGCACTCGGTAAATTGACTGGCAATTTCTTTGGTGCAGTCGGTGGAACCGGTGTCGACAATAATGATTTCGTCGACAATGCCGGCTACCGATTCAAGGCAACGGCCTAACACCTTCTCCTCATTTTTAACAATCATGCAAAGACTGATGAGGATTGGTGATTGAAGTGCTTCTTTTGCTCCTTCCACGTACTTAACCTCCTGAAGTCGTGTTGTATTACTACATATGTTATGCTGCCTGAGCGGGGGGAGTGACAGGAAAAGCAGAATAAGCTATTAATAAAGCTCGTGAATTGTTTGTGCAGTATAGTGGCAACAAGAAGGATTCCTCTTCGTTTCCCGAAGAGGAATCCTTCTTGTTGCAAGTGATATTTATTTTAGAATTTATTCAATAGCAATACCGGCACTGGCGTACCCCAGGACTGTATTAAGAAGGGTTAAGCCTGCAGCTGTTGCAGAAAATACTAATAATAGACGTGTTCCTGCAGTTACCGGAATGGCTAAGCCTGTAGTAATGCCACTGCTTGTAGTACCAATCGCAAGGACGCCTGACAAGGCCGGTGACAGTGTTACTATAGCACCTGTCGACGTAAAGATATCATTTGGTGTCGGTGAAGAAAATAGCTCGGCAGTAATGGTAATGGTTGAACCGACGAGTGACAGAGCTGCTGCGGTGCTAAAATACCCGGCAATGGAGGTAATTATTCCATCGCGGGGAGCGGAAAAAGCAAAGTTGAGAAGTCCGCCGCTTCCGGAAATGTCAATAGTTCCGCCGACAATAGTAAGAGAGTTATCAGAGTTGCCAAAACCGACAAGGGCGACTGTGCCTGCCAAGCCTCCGGCAATTGTACTGAGAACAACAGGTAAGCCGGAAGCAAAGGGGATAATGGCCCCCGCGCCAGTAACACCGGTAACACCAGTAGCGCCTGTAGCCCCAATATCGCCAGTGGCACCGGTAGCGCCAGTCGCGCCTGTAGCCCCAATATCGCCGGTAACACCAGTAGCTCCCGTAACGCCGGTAGCGCCAGTAACACCGGTAACACCAGTAGCGCCTGTAGCCCCAATATCGCCAGTGGCACCGGTAGCGCCAGTCGCGCCTGTAGCCCCAATATCGCCGGTAGCGCCAGTAGCTCCCGTAACGCCAGTAACGCCAGTGGCACCGGTAGCGCCAGTCGCGCCTGTAGCCCCAATATCGCCGGTAACACCAGTAGCTCCCGTAACGCCGGTAGCGCCAGTAACACCGGTAACACCAGTAGCGCCTGTAGCCCCAATATCGCCGGTAACACCAGTAGCTCCCGTAATGCCGGTAGCACCGGTAGCGCCAGTCGTGCCTGTAGCACCTGTAGCCCCAATATCGCCGGTAACACCAGTAGCTCCCGTAACGCCAGTAACGCCAGTGGCCCCGGTAGCACCAGTCGCGCCTGTAGTCCCAATATCGCCGGTAACGCCAGTAGCTCCCGTAATGCCGGTCGCGCCAGTAACGCCAGTGGCCCCGGTAGCGCCTGTAGTCCCAATATCGCCGGTAACACCAGTAGCTCCCGTAATGCCGGTAGCGCCGGTAGTCCCAGTGGCTCCTGTAGTGCCAGGATCACCGGTTGCCCCGGTTGCTCCTGTCGTGCCGGTAGCGCCGGTAGCGCCAGTGGCGCCTGTCGCGCCGGCAGCCCCAGCAGCCCCGGTATCACCGGTTACACCAGTAACACCGGTAGCTCCAGTAGCACCAGTGGCTCCTGTAGTGCCAGGATCACCGGTTGCTCCTGTAGCGCCGGTAGCGCCCGTTGCCCCTGTAGCACCTGTGCTCCCTGGATCGCCCGTAGCGCCCGTAGCGCCCGTAGCTCCCGTTGGGCCTGTTGGTCCTCCGGCTGGTCCGGTAGCGCCCGTAGCGCCGGTTGTTCCTGAGGCCCCTGTGGCCCCGGTCTGGCCTGTGATACCGGTTGGTCCAACAGAGCCTGTCGGACCTGTCGGACCTGTCGGACCAGTCAACCCGGTACCGCCAGTGGCACCGGTAGTACCTGTGATACCGGTAGGGCCGATGGGGCCGGTAGGTCCGGTTATTCCGGGAGTGCAAATGGGGAAACACGGGAAGCAACAGTTGTCGCTTGTATCGGAAGAACTGCAGGAATCGCTGCTTTTTTTACAATGATCATAATCGGGACAACACGGGGGAGGGGGTGTATGTTGAATATGTTTGATTTTATAATGATGGTGATGATGGTAACGGCGACGATGTCTTTTTCTTGCTTTCAGGTCTTCTAAGGGATCTTTTTTATCCATTCCATTTCCTCCTTTTGGGCAGATGACAGTTCAATTTTTTTGAGTCATTACATAATATACTATGTATATCCGGCACCAAAGGGAACAAACCCATCAGAACATTTGCGGTTTGTACCGATGTAATTGCTGTTTTTGTATTTGTGCTCTTTAATGGAACATTTCAGTTATGGAGGAATAAAGTAGTAAGAGATTTACAGATTGCCAGGAGGTGGACATTATCTCGAAACAGTCGACCAAATTACATATAGGGTGCGGCAGGAATATTCTTCCCGAGTGGATAAATCTTGATTGCGTAGCTTTGCCCGGAGTGGATGTGGTTTTTGATTTGGATGCTTGCGCAGAGAATGGGCTCCCTTTCCGGGATGATAGTTTTGATATGATATTAGCCAGCCATGTATTGGAACATATAAAAAATCCCCTGCCACTGCTGCAGGAGTTGCACCGGGTGGCTCGACCTGACGCAAAAGCAGTATTTGCCGTACCCTATGGTGCTAATGATGATGCTTTTGAAGACCCGACCCATGTCCGGCAGTATTTTTTGAATTCCTTCGGATATTTTTCTCAGCCTTTTTATTGGCGCGCCGATTACGGTTATCGTGGCGATTGGCAGCCGGAACAAATTATTTTGGCTATTTCCGCCGAACAATACACGGGAGAATTAGCTGAGGATATTATGGCGGATATTATGACGCTGCGTAATGTGGTGCTGGAAATGACGGTGGAGCTGCGGGCGGTGAAGCCGGCAAGGGAGGCAAAACTGGAATTGCAGCAGGCTCCCGAGATCCGGTATCGGTTTGTTTGAAGTGGGCTAGGGTTTGTTTGTAATATACTCGAAACGCCCCTGACGGTGATTTTTGTGCCATACTTCGCTACCATGTTTTGAAATAGGGCTACTATTCCTGCAGCATGGTCCGTTTGACGCAAAAATTACTCGCTACAGGTCCGTTATTTTACAAACAGGCCCCAGTACTTTGTCAGTCTTAAATGGCGAAGCTATTTTCTTGCAGTACAAGGCGGGGAGGACGGAATACTGATAGGGTGGTATGATGGCTGATGAAACGAAGGTGTGTTGAAAATAGACCATCAATATCACTGGATTAAGCTTGATAAGTTCTTTAAGTATTTTCTTAGTGTATTATCATGGTATTTTGTTGTATGATACATAGTATATAGATAGATTTTGGGGCTCCTGGGAAAGGCTGATTGGTTCACAGTGTGCGTTAAGCCGGGGAATTTTTTGATTGAATTAGTCATAATGTAATTTTTTTGACAGGCGGAGAATCCCGGGCTTATGTTCACTAAATCAGCGATTCCTTAGAAAAATGCGGGGTGGATTTGTGAAAGCGTCTATGGCATCTTACCAGTCAATTGCTTTGGATTTGGCGAAACGAATTATGAATGGGGAATTTCCGGTAGGCTCCAAGATATCGGGCCGGACGGTGCTGGCCAGTCAGTATAGTGTTTCACCGGAGACCATACGCAAGGCAATAGCTATTTTGAAAGAGTCAAATATTGTATCCGTTTCTCAGGGAAAAGAGATTATCGTGCTGTCTTCGCAGCAGGCTTGCTATTATGTTAGACATCATGAAGAAATGGTATCGGCTTATTCTCTAAGTCAGGAACTGGAAGCACTGATGGCCGAAAAAGAAGAAAATGACAAACAGTTTCGCAAAATAGTAGGCGAAATCATGCGTTATTCGGACCGGCTTAAAAATCTTTCTCCTTATAACCCGGTCGACATTCGCGTAGCAAACCATTCTTTCGTTATAGGAAAGCCGCTGCAGGACCTTCGCATGTGGCAAAATACCGGAGCGACGATTGTCGCCGTCAGGCGGGGTACGGAGATCATTGTTTCCCCTGGACCCCATGCCGTTTTACAGGCAGATGACCGGATCGTGGTGGTAGGGGCCGGCGATGTATGGCAGAAAGTAACTAATTTTATTAATAAGGAAAATTGAAAAATAACCAGGGCGGCGTTTCGGTGAGGAATGCCGCCCTGGTTATTTTATGGCCTGACGTTATGGATAGGAAGCTTTATTGGCTGCTTTGGTGCCGGACATATAATTGATCTGTTTGGGTTATACCAATAAAAGAAAGATAAATATGATTTATATATGAAAAGTATAAGAACAAATGTAAAAATTGGTTTCCTTGATTTGATTTGACAGTGCTGCTTTTAGGGTGTAAAATGTAGAAAATGCAGGAATTTCACTTCATATAATACTGTAATTTGTGAAAAATGTAACTGCCTTTGAAAAAATGTAAAAAAACTATTCAGAAATGAACTGTTTTACAGTCCAGTGACTGTCATAGTAAATCAGAGAAAATAGAAGGGATAGGGTTAGACATGAAGGCATTAAATTTATACGGACCCAGAGATTTGCGTTTTGAGGATGCACCTAATCCGGTATTGGAACATGATACCGACGTAATTATTAAAGTAAAGGTAGCGGGAATTTGCGGCTCCGACATTCACCGCTATGCCAAATTGGGACCCTACATTAAGGGAATGACCTGGGGTCATGAATTTTCCGGCGAAGTTGCCGAGGTGGGCAAAGCTGTGACCAATGTCAAAGTTGGTGACCGTGTAACAGCCTGTCCGGCGCTTTATTGCGGAACTTGCGAATATTGTAATAAAGGCGAATTTGCCCGCTGCGAGCATTTAAGTGTAATAGGGGCGCTGAATCCTGGCGCTTTTGCTGAATATGTTAAAATGCCGGCAGAAAATGTTGTAAAACTTCCCGATGAAGTTGGTTATGATGTAGCCAGTCTGGTTGAGCCTTCCAGCGTGGTTGTCCATGGCATTTATAAAACCAGCATGGAAGCCGGTGATGATGTAGCTATCATCGGTTGCGGAACGATCGGCTTGTTGGCGGTGCAATGGGCTAAAATCTTTGGCGCCAGACATGTATATGCCCTTGATATCGATGACAGCAAGCTGGAACTGGCCAAACAGCTTGGCGCTGATTTTGGGATTAACACCAAGGATATTGAGCCTCATGAAAAATTATTTGAAATGACCGGCAACCGGGGAGTCGATATTGTTGTGGAATCAGCCGGCAGCCCGATTACCTCTGCTCAAGCTTTTTCGCTGGCTCGTAAAGGCGGCAAGGTCGTATTCATGGGCATCCCTTACGGCGATGTAATGGTAAAACGGTTCTATTTTGAACGGATTGTGCGTAATGAGTTGAGCGTATACGGTTCCTGGAATGCTATTTCAGCGCCGTTCCCCGGCAAAGAGTGGCAGACTACCGTTCATTTCATGAAAGAAGGCAAACTGAACGTAACGCCGATGATCACGCATCATCTCAGCTTAAAAGAAGGACCGGCAACGTTTGAAAAAATCATAAACCGTGACGGCCATTTCGGTAAGGTTTTATTTTATCCGGAAAAATAATAAGTATGTTAAAGCCTCTCTGGACAGTAGCGAACTGACCGGAGGGGCTTTTTTTCATATGGCTAATTGCCGAGCTGAAAGGAGTAATTTTCTAATGGCCCGTTGACTGCATTTTGTAGTTCCCTGGATCAATCTGACATAGGGTAGAGAAGCTGACTGATTTCTTTTGACCGTATGCATATAATAAAGGAACTTCATTTACTGGTTGCGAAATGTAGGATAAAAGGAAATCTCCATAAGAAATTCATATTCCTACGGTATAATGGGTCTGGCAGAGCCGACACTCTCATGAGATCAGCGGTTCCTTAAAGGATGCAGGTGTATTGAAAACTATAAGGAAGAGGAAGAGCGGACATGAATAAACTATGGGGCTGGCTGCTTATTTTTACGGGAATTGGGTTATTATACCTGTGGCAACCGGAGGTTTTTCTGCACGTGTATCAGTTGCTCCGGCAAGGAGACATTCTGGCTCTGACAGAGTATCTACGCTCTTTTGGCGGCTGGTCGATCGCCGTGATCCTGCTCCTTTTCGTCATTATGACGTTTACGATTGTTTTTCCGTTTATGTTGTTGTCCGGCGCGGTCGGACTGATTTACGGGCTGTTTTGGGGAACGCTGATTTCTTGGCTGGGGGAAGTGGCCGGTTCGGTAGTCATGTTTGTCGTGGTGCGCTACTTATTCAGGCAAATGGTGACTCTCTGGATTGCCCAGAGCCGCTATCTGGTAAAAATAGATGAATATAGCGCGACAAATGGTTTTAAGGCTTTGCTGTTGGCGCGCCTGCTGCCCCTGGCACCGTCCGGCATTATCACGGCCATTGCCGCGGTTAGCCGGCTGGGCTTTGCCGATTTTTTCTGGGCTACTTTTTGGGGCAAACTGCCGCCGGTTGTCGTGAAGGTTATACTGGGGCATGACTTGGCTTTAGCTGAGGATAATATGGTGCGTATTGTGGTGATTGTCGGCGTGATTGTTGTAATATATGGCACACTGTGGTATAAAAAACGGAAGCGGCTGCAGGGAAATGACTGAAGAATGGTAATTTCAACTGCGAGACAGGAGGATGACTATGGCTCAGCATTCGGTATTGATTGTTGATGATGACTTGAAACTGGCTGCTTTGCTGGAAACCTATTTTAAGAAGGAAGGCTTCCTTACTTATCTGGCTCATGACGGCTTGGAATGCCTAAGCGCGGTACGGGAGAAGAATCCGGATATTATCGTGCTGGACCTGATGCTGCCCGGTCTGGACGGTTGGACGGTATGCCGCCAGATTAGAAAAGAACGGGATACTCCGATTATCATGCTGACTGCCCGGGATGAGGAGAGTGACCGCCTGATCGGTCTGGAAATCGGGGCGGATGATTATGTTACCAAGCCGTTCAGTCCCAAGGAGGTTGTGGCACGGGCCAAAGTTATATTCAGGCGGGTTTATCCGAACAAAGAGGCTTCGGAAAAAGTAATAGCAGGAA contains:
- a CDS encoding transposase; the encoded protein is GKMLYRKRSQTIERSFADAKQLHGLRYCRFRGREHVQEQALLTAACQNMKKIANHLARLA
- a CDS encoding tetratricopeptide repeat-containing glycosyltransferase family 2 protein; this translates as MEGAKEALQSPILISLCMIVKNEEKVLGRCLESVAGIVDEIIIVDTGSTDCTKEIASQFTECIHHFQWINDFAAARNFAFSLATKDYILWLDADDILLPEDRNKFLHLKQVQLTPDIDTVTMLYNLSRDQYGKVTSQLRRNRLVKRSNNFQWVGAVHEYLAVAGRAFHSDIAVTHSPLEHDADRNLHIYEQRQKNGETFSPRDLYYFANELLDHQLYNRAIEYYQRFLATKQGWIEDNIGACGKLADCFYHLSDSENQLKYIFTSFTYDTPRADFCCRLGFHFLQANQLPQAIFWYKTATQLEQPAETWGLVNYSCRTWLPHLQLCVCYSRIGKYQLAYEHNEQAAKYMPDDPRIAHNRKFLQSFIEPGTSN
- a CDS encoding exosporium glycoprotein BclB-related protein, which encodes MDKKDPLEDLKARKRHRRRYHHHHHYKIKHIQHTPPPPCCPDYDHCKKSSDSCSSSDTSDNCCFPCFPICTPGITGPTGPIGPTGITGTTGATGGTGLTGPTGPTGPTGSVGPTGITGQTGATGASGTTGATGATGPAGGPTGPTGATGATGATGDPGSTGATGATGATGATGATGDPGTTGATGATGATGVTGVTGDTGAAGAAGATGATGATGATGTTGATGATGDPGTTGATGTTGATGITGATGVTGDIGTTGATGATGVTGATGITGATGVTGDIGTTGATGATGATGVTGVTGATGVTGDIGATGATGTTGATGATGITGATGVTGDIGATGATGVTGVTGATGVTGATGVTGDIGATGATGATGATGVTGVTGATGATGDIGATGATGATGATGDIGATGATGVTGVTGATGVTGATGVTGDIGATGATGATGATGDIGATGATGVTGVTGAGAIIPFASGLPVVLSTIAGGLAGTVALVGFGNSDNSLTIVGGTIDISGSGGLLNFAFSAPRDGIITSIAGYFSTAAALSLVGSTITITAELFSSPTPNDIFTSTGAIVTLSPALSGVLAIGTTSSGITTGLAIPVTAGTRLLLVFSATAAGLTLLNTVLGYASAGIAIE
- a CDS encoding class I SAM-dependent methyltransferase, which translates into the protein MDIISKQSTKLHIGCGRNILPEWINLDCVALPGVDVVFDLDACAENGLPFRDDSFDMILASHVLEHIKNPLPLLQELHRVARPDAKAVFAVPYGANDDAFEDPTHVRQYFLNSFGYFSQPFYWRADYGYRGDWQPEQIILAISAEQYTGELAEDIMADIMTLRNVVLEMTVELRAVKPAREAKLELQQAPEIRYRFV
- a CDS encoding TrkA C-terminal domain-containing protein; the protein is MKASMASYQSIALDLAKRIMNGEFPVGSKISGRTVLASQYSVSPETIRKAIAILKESNIVSVSQGKEIIVLSSQQACYYVRHHEEMVSAYSLSQELEALMAEKEENDKQFRKIVGEIMRYSDRLKNLSPYNPVDIRVANHSFVIGKPLQDLRMWQNTGATIVAVRRGTEIIVSPGPHAVLQADDRIVVVGAGDVWQKVTNFINKEN
- a CDS encoding galactitol-1-phosphate 5-dehydrogenase codes for the protein MKALNLYGPRDLRFEDAPNPVLEHDTDVIIKVKVAGICGSDIHRYAKLGPYIKGMTWGHEFSGEVAEVGKAVTNVKVGDRVTACPALYCGTCEYCNKGEFARCEHLSVIGALNPGAFAEYVKMPAENVVKLPDEVGYDVASLVEPSSVVVHGIYKTSMEAGDDVAIIGCGTIGLLAVQWAKIFGARHVYALDIDDSKLELAKQLGADFGINTKDIEPHEKLFEMTGNRGVDIVVESAGSPITSAQAFSLARKGGKVVFMGIPYGDVMVKRFYFERIVRNELSVYGSWNAISAPFPGKEWQTTVHFMKEGKLNVTPMITHHLSLKEGPATFEKIINRDGHFGKVLFYPEK
- a CDS encoding TVP38/TMEM64 family protein — translated: MNKLWGWLLIFTGIGLLYLWQPEVFLHVYQLLRQGDILALTEYLRSFGGWSIAVILLLFVIMTFTIVFPFMLLSGAVGLIYGLFWGTLISWLGEVAGSVVMFVVVRYLFRQMVTLWIAQSRYLVKIDEYSATNGFKALLLARLLPLAPSGIITAIAAVSRLGFADFFWATFWGKLPPVVVKVILGHDLALAEDNMVRIVVIVGVIVVIYGTLWYKKRKRLQGND
- a CDS encoding response regulator transcription factor yields the protein MAQHSVLIVDDDLKLAALLETYFKKEGFLTYLAHDGLECLSAVREKNPDIIVLDLMLPGLDGWTVCRQIRKERDTPIIMLTARDEESDRLIGLEIGADDYVTKPFSPKEVVARAKVIFRRVYPNKEASEKVIAGKLTIDLLRHEVLYEGMPVELTPTEFKILELLAANAGQVFNRLQIVERTQGYSFEGYERTVDAHVKNLRRKLAVHCPALQYIQTVYGVGYKFAGDTYES